In Thalassophryne amazonica chromosome 14, fThaAma1.1, whole genome shotgun sequence, one DNA window encodes the following:
- the hat1 gene encoding histone acetyltransferase type B catalytic subunit, whose protein sequence is MADANMMEKKLAEYKCDTNEAICLKLVRFPEDVDDDGTTFHPEYSHQIFGDDEVAFGYKGLQIQLFYTAGNLSTLFKVKYSSKVTEEFDCVEPDDIEGKIREIIPAGFTFNTDDFISLLEKEANFKPFGTLLHMYKVHSEEAGELTYQIHKADVTCPGFLEYHERLQTFLMWFIETASFIDADDDHWDFFLVFEKYNKDGETLYATVGYMTVYNYYVYPDKTRPRVSQMLILPPFQGEGHGAQLLEAIHRFYCTLPKVQDITAEDPSENYVRLRDYVLVKLCQNLPSFGPDKLHLGFSADMVTEAQEKLKINKKHARRVYEILRLRATDMSDEAKAREYRLEVKKRLFGPYKKNQRELAKMRKCLRPEELVSHMNQMDTQSQQEELEKSYQVIVGEYRRILEKIAVQA, encoded by the exons ATGGCGG ATGCTAATATGATGGAGAAGAAACTGGCAGAATACAAGTGCGACACCAATGAAGCTATATGTCTAAAGCTAG TTCGTTTTCCAGAGGACGTTGATGATGATGGTACTACATTTCATCCTGAGTACAGTCACCAGATTTTTGGAGATGA TGAGGTTGCTTTTGGATACAAAGGTCTGCAAATACAGCTCTTCTACACTGCTGGAAACCTGAGCACCCTTTTCAAAGTGAAATATTCTTCGAAAGTCACTGAGGAATTTGACTGTGTGGAG CCAGATGATATTGAAGGAAAGATAAGGGAAATTATTCCAGCTGGGTTCACATTCAACACTGATGACTTCATCTCGCTGTTGGAGAAGGAGGCCAATTTCAAGCCCTTTGGCACCCTGCTCCACATGTACAAAGTTCACAGCGAGGAAGCGGGAGAGCTCACATACCAGATTCATAAG GCTGACGTGACCTGTCCGGGATTCCTCGAGTACCATGAGCGCCTGCAGACCTTCCTCATGTGGTTCATAGAGACAGCCAGTTTCATTGATGCAGATGACGATCATTGGGACTTCTTTCTTGT ATTTGAAAAGTACAATAAAGACGGGGAGACTCTCTACGCAACTGTTGGCTACATGACAGTTTATAATTACTATGTGTACCCAGACAAAACCCGACCACGTGTAAG TCAAATGCTGATTCTGCCACCATTCCAAGGAGAGGGGCACGGAGCTCAGCTTCTGGAGGCCATACACAGGTTCTACTGCACCCTGCCAAAAGTGCAAGACATTACAG CTGAAGACCCCTCTGAAAACTATGTGAGGCTCAGAGACTATGTGCTGGTGAAACTGTGTCAGAACCTGCCATCCTTTGGTCCAGACAAGCTGCACCTCGGTTTTTCGGCTGACATGGTTACAGAGGCTCAAGAAAAGCTGAAAATTAACAAG AAACATGCAAGACGAGTGTACGAGATCTTGCGCCTGAGAGCAACAGATATGAGTGATGAAGCAAAGGCCAGAGAATACCGtctggaggtgaagaagaggCTCTTTGGCCCTTACAAG AAGAATCAGCGGGAGCTGGCCAAGATGAGGAAGTGCTTACGGCCAGAGGAGCTGGTGTCCCACATGAATCAGATGGACACGCAGAGTCAGCAGGAGGAGCTAGAGAAGAGTTACCAGGTCATCGTCGGAGAGTACAGGAGAATCCTGGAGAAGATCGCGGTGCAGGCCTGA